In Paenibacillus kyungheensis, the following are encoded in one genomic region:
- a CDS encoding MDR family MFS transporter: protein MILCSILLGTFTVILNNSSLNPAVPEFMNVFHSSASSTSWIITIFLLGMGMTMPLTGYLGDRFGKKTIYLLGLLLFILGSVLGSLSWNLVSVICFRGLQGVAGGLMIPLSLAIIFDAFPKNERGRVTGIWGIAIMVAPAIGPTVGGLMIEWGSWQSLFWMNVPIGLLGLMIGLKYLPHSVADRKRTFDKSGFITVTLGVGIILLTLGQIKHLADMVVWSNLVLIGVGIVLLIIFVRLQLTKEQPLLYLRIFNIPTYALSVVVVSVQAIAMFATIFMVPLLVQNVYGYSAMVTGLVFLPSAIFTGIFVRIAGKHLDRKGPKMIVLVGLSVTCITTAMLGMLQLDSPLWVIFVLMMLRGVGLGLSNMPVTTAGLNAIPEQFVSQGSAMNNVIRRMTSSLGIVIISVYYEVRRTQLIEYGNSDAISTLHTINEGFWVLSIIILVTIPAAFFMRQTAEPTKSIHHTKRSA, encoded by the coding sequence ATGATTTTATGTAGTATTTTATTAGGGACATTTACTGTGATTTTGAATAACAGCTCGCTCAATCCGGCTGTTCCTGAATTTATGAATGTTTTTCACAGTAGTGCTAGTTCAACAAGCTGGATTATTACTATTTTTCTGCTAGGTATGGGAATGACGATGCCATTAACAGGATATCTAGGAGATCGTTTTGGTAAAAAAACAATCTATTTACTCGGTCTACTTCTATTTATTCTGGGATCAGTACTTGGATCGCTATCCTGGAATTTGGTGTCTGTTATTTGCTTTCGAGGTCTGCAAGGTGTTGCAGGCGGGCTAATGATTCCACTTTCGCTAGCAATCATATTTGATGCTTTTCCCAAAAATGAACGTGGTCGTGTAACTGGCATCTGGGGAATTGCAATTATGGTTGCACCTGCTATTGGACCAACAGTAGGCGGATTGATGATTGAATGGGGAAGCTGGCAGTCGTTATTTTGGATGAATGTACCGATCGGTCTGTTAGGACTTATGATCGGTCTGAAATATTTGCCACACTCTGTTGCTGATCGTAAGCGTACTTTTGATAAGAGTGGCTTTATTACAGTGACACTTGGAGTCGGCATTATTTTGCTAACACTGGGTCAAATTAAACATCTAGCCGATATGGTCGTCTGGTCGAATCTGGTTCTTATAGGTGTAGGCATCGTGTTGTTAATTATCTTTGTACGTCTGCAATTAACCAAAGAGCAACCGCTACTGTATTTACGAATTTTCAATATTCCTACGTATGCGCTTAGTGTCGTCGTAGTGAGTGTACAGGCTATTGCGATGTTTGCTACGATTTTTATGGTTCCTTTACTGGTGCAAAATGTATACGGATATAGCGCTATGGTTACAGGGTTGGTGTTTTTGCCGTCTGCGATTTTTACAGGAATATTTGTCCGTATTGCAGGTAAACATCTTGATCGTAAAGGGCCGAAAATGATTGTGCTTGTAGGTCTGTCGGTGACTTGTATCACTACAGCTATGCTTGGGATGCTCCAATTGGATTCACCGCTCTGGGTGATCTTTGTACTTATGATGTTGCGCGGAGTGGGCTTAGGATTATCGAATATGCCCGTAACAACAGCAGGATTAAATGCGATTCCGGAACAATTCGTATCTCAAGGTTCAGCAATGAATAATGTGATTCGCCGCATGACTTCTTCACTTGGTATCGTGATTATTTCGGTCTATTACGAAGTTCGACGTACTCAGCTTATCGAATATGGCAATTCCGATGCCATCAGTACATTGCATACGATCAATGAAGGATTTTGGGTATTGAGTATCATCATTTTAGTAACAATTCCGGCTGCCTTTTTTATGCGTCAGACAGCAGAACCGACGAAGTCTATTCATCATACGAAAAGGAGTGCATAA
- a CDS encoding alpha-xylosidase has protein sequence MIRLYDTPLLGEPIDMSKEFGRIENTYFMGMRVEEFDPETATGQIRWERYSRKPRLDFGKYTLPFTATESWEFPAYEESPTFPFYLQFVDARTVRIRLATRQSKLEPRHSLMLVEQQLPFSTEWALHQHDAEQTTYISDYGSVTIKYAPWKIEFRDATGKLLTRTHHLADQASILSSDPTPFCFIRSAKDMNRSLAASFALSPGERLYGGGESFLKMDKRGQKFNWFTYDPLSAQTADMYKPIPLLWSNRGYGMFFHHSCPMTCDVGHHFDGANTIYIGEDELDLFFFFGTPKDILSSYTSLTGKSTVPPLWSFGLWMSRITYQSEKEVREVAYQLQEHQIPCDVIHLDTGWFEHDWRCDYQFSSSRFDNAEQMITDLRKQGYRISLWQYPYFMPSNPLYEEIIEKGYAISDGNGYIAGEDAILDFSNPEAVKWYQQKIAGLLHLGVSAIKVDFGESAPIHGSYYSRQQGWKEHNLYPLRYNQAVSEITQKVTGDSIIWARSAWAGSQRYPLHWGGDVENTDNGMAASLRAGMSLGLSGFTFWSHDIGGFVHRSPRELYRRWMPFGMLTSHSRCHGAPPKEPWHYDEEFVEDFRKAVSLKYGLMPYIYTQAVLSAEQGIPLLRPLLLEYPNEPGVWQIEDQYLLGTDLLIAPILEQGTTSRDVYTPSGEWIDYQTGQRYTGSTWHHITEGEIPIIILVRAGSFIPHVPVALSTDAIDWTAVEWCHYPSSESQTQTEHWQIALPIHKHYVWIRGQFIDQQIVVDTTLQSDTLDSTSFNPEEIQKLISQWTYQKYSK, from the coding sequence ATGATTCGATTATATGATACACCGTTACTTGGCGAACCGATAGACATGAGTAAAGAATTTGGACGTATCGAAAATACATATTTTATGGGAATGCGGGTAGAGGAATTTGATCCTGAGACAGCGACAGGTCAGATACGGTGGGAACGATATTCACGGAAGCCCCGCTTGGATTTTGGAAAATATACATTACCATTTACAGCCACAGAATCGTGGGAATTTCCAGCGTATGAAGAATCACCTACTTTTCCTTTTTACTTACAATTCGTCGATGCCAGAACAGTTCGGATTCGGTTAGCAACTCGCCAATCGAAGTTAGAGCCCCGTCATAGCCTGATGTTAGTAGAACAGCAATTGCCTTTCAGTACAGAGTGGGCACTACATCAACATGATGCAGAACAGACTACGTATATCAGTGATTATGGTTCAGTGACGATAAAGTATGCTCCCTGGAAAATAGAATTTCGAGATGCAACAGGTAAGCTGTTAACACGTACACATCATTTAGCAGATCAGGCTTCTATTCTCAGTTCTGATCCAACACCGTTTTGTTTTATCCGATCTGCCAAAGATATGAATCGTAGTCTGGCGGCGAGTTTTGCTCTATCTCCAGGAGAACGTTTATATGGTGGTGGAGAATCGTTTTTGAAAATGGATAAGCGAGGACAAAAATTTAACTGGTTTACCTATGATCCATTAAGCGCCCAGACCGCAGATATGTATAAGCCGATTCCGTTATTATGGAGCAATCGTGGCTATGGTATGTTTTTTCATCATAGTTGTCCGATGACCTGTGATGTAGGGCATCATTTTGATGGAGCAAATACAATCTATATTGGTGAAGATGAGTTGGATTTATTTTTCTTTTTCGGTACACCCAAAGATATATTATCCAGTTACACCTCATTAACTGGAAAGTCTACGGTTCCGCCGTTGTGGTCATTCGGATTATGGATGAGTCGTATTACGTATCAATCTGAAAAAGAAGTAAGAGAAGTCGCTTATCAATTACAAGAGCATCAGATTCCTTGTGATGTCATTCATCTCGATACCGGTTGGTTTGAACATGATTGGCGTTGTGATTATCAATTTTCAAGCAGTCGATTTGATAATGCAGAGCAAATGATCACTGATTTACGTAAGCAAGGATACCGAATCAGTTTATGGCAATATCCTTACTTTATGCCATCTAATCCTTTATACGAAGAAATCATTGAAAAAGGATATGCTATCAGTGATGGGAACGGTTATATTGCCGGAGAAGATGCTATTTTAGACTTTTCTAATCCTGAAGCAGTGAAATGGTATCAACAAAAGATCGCTGGACTGTTACATCTAGGAGTCAGTGCGATCAAAGTAGATTTCGGAGAAAGTGCACCGATTCATGGGTCGTATTATTCTCGTCAGCAAGGATGGAAAGAGCATAATCTATATCCTCTTCGTTATAATCAGGCAGTCTCTGAGATTACGCAAAAAGTCACTGGCGATTCTATTATCTGGGCACGTAGCGCGTGGGCGGGTAGTCAACGTTATCCGCTACATTGGGGTGGAGATGTAGAGAATACCGATAACGGTATGGCAGCGTCTTTGCGAGCAGGGATGTCTTTAGGATTAAGTGGTTTTACATTTTGGAGTCATGATATTGGCGGATTTGTCCACCGAAGTCCACGAGAATTGTATCGCCGCTGGATGCCTTTTGGTATGCTGACTTCGCATAGTCGTTGTCATGGAGCACCCCCCAAAGAACCGTGGCATTATGACGAAGAGTTTGTAGAAGATTTTAGAAAAGCAGTTTCTTTAAAATACGGGCTAATGCCTTATATTTATACACAAGCTGTTCTAAGTGCAGAGCAGGGTATTCCATTGTTACGTCCATTATTGCTTGAATATCCGAATGAGCCGGGTGTCTGGCAGATTGAAGATCAATATTTGCTAGGTACAGATCTATTAATTGCTCCTATTTTAGAACAAGGAACAACATCCAGAGATGTATATACTCCATCTGGAGAATGGATCGATTATCAGACAGGTCAGAGATATACAGGCTCTACATGGCATCATATAACAGAAGGTGAGATCCCAATTATTATACTGGTACGAGCAGGTAGCTTTATTCCACATGTACCGGTCGCTTTATCAACAGATGCTATAGATTGGACTGCTGTGGAGTGGTGTCATTATCCATCTAGCGAATCGCAAACACAAACAGAACATTGGCAGATAGCACTGCCTATCCACAAGCATTATGTCTGGATTAGAGGTCAATTTATAGACCAACAGATCGTAGTAGATACTACATTACAATCAGATACACTTGATTCAACGTCTTTCAATCCAGAGGAAATACAGAAGCTTATCAGTCAGTGGACTTATCAGAAATATTCTAAATAA
- a CDS encoding IucA/IucC family protein: protein MSFTQQRPTYSTVSSTQPADPFYMIKALHSEHFQAVEQRIIRQLMQAIIYEDILPYTQTASAYDTAINQQSPHLFTIAGQNTDQQVVQYTCAGKRMLSFGRVRLQQMPVTRISADGQQETARLHEFLNEVLQQVQQGEKLQQFRNELEQTLLKDLQSQADTQENALTAEQRQYDSLEGQIKDGHPYHPCYKSRIGFTLEDNAQYGPEFQQSLYPIWLAVSKQYSRAAFSTSVDDHDSFMEEALGQAQWQQFQERLQQQQLNSNDYYMIPVHPWQWKNKISSAFYRELASQQIVPLGYGNDAYYAQQSIRTLGNQTRPEAPYLKMALSITNTSTARILAGHTVLNGSLITDWLTQLIQQNETAQQLGFVVLRERAGITFDYEKLPEYRQAQTYGSLGTIWRESLHTYLKEGEDGVPFNGLCHVQSNGVPLIDSWIRQHGVAQWTYAMLQATVTPIIHMLYAHGIGMESHGQNIILIHQQGLPVRIALKDFHDGVRFSVAHLAEPELCPDLTPEPASHAKINRNSFIKTDRPEDVRDFSYDAFFFIAATELCMFLEQHYQFPEESFWKMTADIIHDYQQQHLQHQERFDCFDLFAETVLIEELTKRRLFGDGELRFKNGINPLYAYRHATC, encoded by the coding sequence ATGTCTTTTACACAACAACGTCCAACGTATTCAACGGTATCTTCAACACAACCTGCTGATCCTTTTTATATGATTAAAGCGCTACACTCCGAACATTTTCAAGCAGTAGAGCAACGGATTATTCGTCAATTAATGCAAGCGATTATTTATGAAGATATTCTTCCTTATACTCAGACAGCATCCGCTTATGATACGGCTATCAATCAACAGTCTCCGCATCTGTTCACAATAGCCGGTCAGAATACAGATCAGCAAGTGGTGCAATATACATGTGCAGGTAAGCGCATGCTTAGTTTTGGCAGAGTGAGATTGCAACAGATGCCTGTTACACGTATATCCGCAGATGGTCAACAAGAGACTGCACGTTTGCATGAATTTCTGAATGAAGTATTGCAACAAGTACAACAAGGTGAGAAGCTACAACAATTTCGCAATGAGCTAGAGCAGACACTTTTGAAAGACTTACAATCTCAAGCAGATACGCAAGAAAATGCACTAACCGCAGAGCAACGTCAATATGATTCTTTAGAAGGACAGATCAAAGACGGTCATCCGTACCATCCTTGTTACAAATCTAGAATCGGATTCACGTTGGAAGATAATGCTCAATACGGCCCCGAATTTCAACAATCGCTGTATCCCATCTGGCTAGCTGTATCAAAACAATACAGTCGGGCGGCTTTTTCAACTAGTGTGGATGATCATGACTCATTTATGGAAGAAGCATTAGGACAAGCGCAATGGCAACAATTCCAAGAGAGATTACAACAGCAACAGTTGAACAGTAACGATTATTATATGATTCCGGTTCACCCATGGCAGTGGAAAAACAAAATCAGTTCTGCTTTTTACCGCGAACTTGCCAGTCAACAGATTGTTCCGCTGGGTTATGGAAATGATGCTTATTATGCACAGCAATCTATTCGTACACTTGGCAATCAGACTAGACCGGAAGCCCCTTATCTCAAAATGGCACTCAGTATTACGAATACATCGACAGCACGTATTTTAGCAGGGCATACCGTGCTTAATGGATCGCTGATTACAGATTGGCTAACTCAATTGATTCAACAAAATGAAACAGCACAACAACTTGGATTTGTAGTGTTACGTGAGCGAGCAGGTATTACTTTTGATTATGAGAAATTGCCAGAATATCGCCAAGCACAGACTTATGGTTCGTTAGGAACGATCTGGCGTGAAAGTCTGCATACTTATTTGAAAGAAGGCGAAGATGGAGTTCCTTTCAATGGATTATGCCATGTGCAGTCCAATGGTGTTCCTTTGATTGATTCGTGGATACGACAACATGGGGTAGCACAATGGACTTATGCGATGTTACAAGCAACAGTCACTCCGATTATCCATATGTTATATGCTCATGGAATAGGAATGGAATCACACGGGCAAAATATTATTTTAATTCATCAACAAGGATTGCCTGTACGGATTGCACTCAAAGATTTTCATGATGGTGTCCGTTTCTCTGTCGCTCATCTGGCTGAGCCTGAATTATGCCCTGATCTCACACCTGAGCCAGCGAGTCATGCGAAGATCAATCGCAATTCATTTATCAAAACAGATCGCCCTGAAGATGTACGCGATTTTTCATATGATGCTTTCTTTTTTATTGCGGCAACAGAACTATGTATGTTTTTGGAGCAACATTACCAATTCCCTGAAGAATCATTTTGGAAAATGACAGCCGATATTATTCACGATTATCAACAGCAACATCTACAGCATCAAGAACGATTTGACTGTTTTGATTTGTTCGCTGAGACCGTACTCATTGAAGAGTTAACCAAACGAAGACTATTTGGAGATGGTGAGCTACGCTTCAAAAACGGCATCAATCCGTTATATGCTTACCGCCATGCAACATGTTAA
- a CDS encoding HpcH/HpaI aldolase family protein gives MLTTNRLRQQLAQKQTVFGLIASVPAPIMIEVIAYAGFDFVIIDMEHVMINPETVEHMIRVAEQSGITPLVRIAEINAKEILRVLDSGAMGIVIPQVEHKEQVEAVIQAAKYFPIGQRSMNSGRPGIFGRDDLADYMERANHEIMIIPMIETVQGVEQIDEILSVEGIDMILEGAADLSQSYGVPWQTEHTLVRQALDHIQQVATSRQIPYCAIPRQINQYEHWQNKGVHAFVLGDERGIAFRALQSKLAQFPVINTDRSQTEL, from the coding sequence ATGTTAACTACCAATCGGCTACGTCAACAATTAGCGCAAAAGCAGACAGTGTTTGGATTGATCGCTTCTGTACCTGCACCGATTATGATTGAAGTGATTGCTTATGCTGGTTTTGATTTTGTAATTATTGATATGGAACATGTCATGATTAATCCTGAAACGGTTGAGCATATGATTCGAGTCGCAGAGCAGTCAGGCATTACCCCGTTAGTACGTATCGCAGAAATTAATGCCAAAGAAATCTTACGTGTGCTGGATAGTGGAGCAATGGGAATTGTTATTCCGCAAGTGGAACACAAAGAGCAAGTTGAAGCTGTTATTCAAGCGGCTAAATATTTTCCTATCGGGCAACGCAGTATGAATAGCGGACGGCCGGGCATTTTTGGTAGAGACGATCTGGCGGATTATATGGAACGTGCGAATCACGAAATTATGATTATACCGATGATTGAGACTGTTCAAGGCGTGGAACAGATTGATGAGATTTTGAGTGTAGAAGGAATCGATATGATTCTTGAAGGCGCGGCTGATCTCTCTCAATCTTATGGTGTACCGTGGCAGACCGAGCATACTCTCGTGCGTCAAGCATTAGATCATATCCAGCAAGTCGCGACTTCCAGACAGATTCCATATTGCGCTATTCCACGTCAAATCAATCAATATGAGCACTGGCAGAACAAAGGTGTACATGCTTTTGTATTAGGAGATGAACGAGGAATTGCTTTTCGAGCGTTACAGAGCAAACTTGCTCAATTCCCTGTCATAAATACAGATAGATCACAAACGGAACTATAA
- a CDS encoding aspartate aminotransferase family protein: MMIETVDSALSQNTRYLQSQSERESNARSYPRRLPIVIKEAEGIHITDMDGKVYYDCLAGAGTLALGHNHPVVIEAMQQLLTSKHPLHTLDLTTPLKEKFVEEVFASLPPSFAQNAKIQFCGPTGGDAIEAAIKLVKTATGKRSILSFQGGYHGSTHAAMSLSGTLGQKERVNGLIPDVHFMPYPYEYRCPFGIGGEQTHQISSSYIENLLDDPESGIVSPCAMIFEVVQGEGGSIPAPVEWIREMRRITQERNIPLIIDEVQTGLGRTGKLYAFEHAGIIPDVLVLSKAIGGSLPLSVVIYNKELDQWNPGAHIGTFRGNQMAMAAGLATLRYIREHHIPEHVTQMGALLVEQLQHIQQQTGCIGDIRGRGLMIGVEIVNDQKIMDHLGHYPAHPQLASLIQQECLKRGLILEVGGRHSTVMRFLPPLIITQEQVLEVTRIFGEAVTTAYQALQTSTL; this comes from the coding sequence ATGATGATAGAAACTGTAGATTCAGCCTTATCTCAAAATACACGTTATTTGCAAAGCCAATCTGAAAGAGAGTCCAATGCTCGTTCATATCCTCGCCGATTACCGATTGTGATCAAAGAAGCTGAAGGTATTCATATTACCGATATGGATGGCAAAGTCTATTATGATTGTCTGGCTGGAGCAGGAACTTTGGCGCTTGGACACAATCATCCTGTCGTGATAGAAGCGATGCAACAATTGCTGACCAGCAAACATCCGTTGCATACATTGGACTTAACGACTCCGCTTAAAGAAAAATTTGTAGAAGAAGTATTTGCAAGTCTGCCACCATCGTTTGCACAAAATGCCAAAATACAATTTTGTGGACCTACCGGTGGGGATGCGATTGAAGCCGCGATAAAGTTAGTCAAAACTGCAACAGGTAAACGTAGTATCTTATCATTTCAAGGGGGATATCATGGATCGACCCATGCGGCAATGAGTCTTAGCGGTACATTGGGGCAAAAAGAACGAGTGAATGGACTAATCCCTGATGTTCACTTTATGCCGTATCCTTATGAATATCGTTGCCCGTTCGGAATAGGGGGAGAACAGACTCATCAGATCAGTAGCAGTTATATCGAAAATCTTCTCGATGATCCTGAAAGTGGTATTGTATCGCCATGTGCAATGATTTTTGAAGTAGTACAAGGTGAAGGTGGTTCTATTCCTGCTCCTGTCGAATGGATACGCGAAATGCGCCGTATTACGCAAGAGCGCAATATCCCACTTATTATTGATGAAGTACAGACAGGATTAGGTCGGACAGGTAAGTTATATGCTTTTGAACATGCAGGAATTATTCCAGATGTATTGGTATTATCCAAAGCAATCGGAGGTAGCTTACCGCTATCTGTTGTGATCTATAACAAAGAGTTGGATCAATGGAATCCGGGTGCTCATATCGGTACATTCAGAGGCAATCAGATGGCTATGGCAGCAGGACTTGCAACACTACGCTATATTCGTGAACACCATATCCCTGAACATGTGACTCAAATGGGTGCATTGCTGGTAGAACAGTTGCAACATATTCAACAACAGACAGGATGTATCGGTGATATTCGTGGTCGTGGATTAATGATCGGTGTCGAGATTGTTAATGATCAGAAAATAATGGATCATCTAGGGCACTATCCTGCACATCCACAATTAGCAAGTCTGATTCAACAAGAATGTCTGAAACGTGGATTGATTCTTGAAGTCGGAGGTAGACATTCTACAGTGATGCGCTTTTTGCCACCGTTGATTATTACACAAGAACAAGTGTTAGAAGTAACTCGTATTTTTGGTGAAGCTGTAACGACAGCGTATCAAGCTTTGCAGACTTCTACATTATAA
- a CDS encoding helix-turn-helix domain-containing protein, whose protein sequence is MKISPPYEITQIPDKTFPINIFHVTEPNWRWVPLHWHEHLEWMIVQKGSFRVQVGTEHQDITVGDIVFVNTRQIHAAFPLEEDTELICIVFNEALIRNIQLDHTESRYIRPLLENRLALPAIFTRDHLLSQHITFYLQQMIIEYEQSTQGSELLIKSYLLACIGWLYRMAEQDRIHVQKSNLHPSYMQPLFQHLSHHFREHISVETAANLCQLTPTYFCYLFKKTTGKTFIDYINMLRIHEAEQLLRSGQWNISEVAYYCGFASLNYFGRVFKQYKQMSPSRWLQHIKE, encoded by the coding sequence ATGAAGATATCACCACCTTATGAAATTACACAGATTCCTGATAAAACATTTCCTATTAATATTTTTCATGTTACAGAACCGAATTGGCGCTGGGTTCCATTACACTGGCATGAACATTTAGAATGGATGATTGTACAAAAAGGTTCTTTTCGCGTTCAAGTCGGTACCGAGCATCAAGATATTACAGTCGGAGATATTGTTTTTGTAAATACACGTCAGATTCATGCTGCTTTTCCTTTGGAGGAAGATACTGAACTGATATGTATCGTATTTAACGAAGCATTGATTCGAAATATACAATTGGATCACACTGAATCACGTTATATTCGCCCGCTTTTAGAGAATCGTCTGGCGTTGCCCGCGATTTTCACCAGAGATCATCTATTATCTCAGCACATTACATTTTATCTGCAACAGATGATTATTGAGTATGAGCAATCTACACAGGGTTCAGAACTGCTAATTAAATCGTATTTACTCGCTTGTATTGGTTGGCTTTATCGAATGGCAGAACAAGATCGTATCCATGTACAAAAGTCCAATCTTCATCCTTCTTATATGCAACCTTTATTTCAGCATCTCAGTCATCATTTCCGAGAACATATATCTGTGGAGACTGCTGCGAATCTATGTCAACTGACTCCTACTTATTTTTGTTATTTATTTAAAAAGACGACTGGCAAAACATTTATCGACTATATCAATATGTTACGTATTCATGAAGCAGAGCAGTTGTTACGCTCCGGGCAATGGAATATCAGTGAAGTGGCGTATTATTGCGGATTTGCAAGCTTAAATTATTTTGGCAGAGTGTTTAAGCAATACAAACAGATGTCTCCTAGTCGATGGCTTCAACATATTAAAGAATAA
- a CDS encoding IucA/IucC family protein, with translation MSSVDTRHSDKIIQQTTDSSNYMNQYQHHLHTDHPLALTSTIQALLNSYLRETKQFDPTITTVLQNFPLLQQHIVSEQQLESEQSYTSILIQLPFTERWIQTGITYDSLIGQHHYIDTFVLINEQQLAEVITPVQLIDYVIEELSHYTETEQRDSQKQLMRARIQNSLTKMEHYYNHHLSQHAVDKQDYIYSEQSLIAGHPFHPFPKSSEGFLLSELSLYSPEMGASFQLYYLAVHSAYMDEHWLHEQARQESISPAVRQQAQERLGSLWDQYHLLPMHPWQVNYIQTLSIVQQAIKNQHIILLGSLGDEVYPTSSVRTVWNKQDGRGYKLPLHIRITNLIRENTTEQAKRTIDAARIIDHQRTAIESNHFKVLTETGYSSVKVQSLLTQLNTDRSLDDGLDHNKSASHNQTNDDIQMTLAEQEQWTSAMTVIYRPQRIDPEYTYVVASLLEKAPHSNEPKLISVIRQGSADTMSDLSLWLSHYTEITLLSLLRVFTDYGISFEAHLQNSLISLKDGLPACYYVRDLEGVSIDRTCPAVEEWIQPLIEADSHVLYDSDTAWLRTQYYFVVNHLGSLIHAIAHYEQCSEQHYWNIVQQQLIRWNEQAQSTQHVRLSRLIESLLHVETLPAKANFISCFQAKGDQPSFLDIPNPLYIAKR, from the coding sequence GTGTCTTCTGTAGATACCCGTCATAGTGACAAAATAATACAGCAAACAACGGATAGTAGCAATTATATGAATCAATATCAACATCATCTGCATACCGATCATCCGCTTGCATTGACTTCAACAATACAAGCATTGCTTAACAGTTATTTGCGAGAAACCAAGCAATTTGATCCTACGATCACCACTGTACTTCAGAATTTCCCGCTATTACAACAGCACATTGTATCTGAACAACAGTTGGAAAGTGAACAGTCGTATACATCTATATTGATTCAGCTTCCTTTTACAGAGCGCTGGATACAGACAGGGATTACGTATGATTCGCTTATCGGACAGCATCATTATATCGATACATTTGTATTGATTAATGAGCAACAATTAGCAGAAGTGATAACGCCTGTGCAATTGATTGATTACGTTATAGAAGAATTAAGTCATTATACAGAGACCGAGCAACGGGATTCGCAAAAGCAATTAATGCGAGCACGAATCCAGAATAGTCTCACTAAAATGGAACATTATTATAATCATCATCTATCTCAGCATGCTGTAGATAAACAAGATTATATCTATTCAGAACAATCGCTTATTGCAGGTCATCCGTTTCATCCATTTCCCAAAAGTTCCGAAGGGTTCTTATTATCTGAACTATCACTGTATAGCCCGGAAATGGGAGCTAGCTTTCAATTGTATTATCTAGCTGTGCATTCTGCATATATGGATGAACACTGGTTACACGAGCAAGCAAGACAAGAATCTATCTCGCCAGCAGTACGTCAGCAAGCCCAAGAACGATTAGGATCGCTGTGGGATCAGTATCATTTATTACCGATGCATCCGTGGCAAGTGAACTATATCCAGACATTATCTATCGTGCAACAGGCGATAAAGAATCAACACATTATTTTACTGGGATCGTTAGGTGACGAAGTATATCCGACTTCTTCTGTCAGAACAGTATGGAATAAGCAGGACGGCAGAGGATACAAGTTACCTTTGCATATCCGAATTACCAACCTTATTCGTGAAAATACAACCGAACAAGCAAAACGTACAATCGATGCAGCGCGAATTATAGATCATCAACGGACAGCGATTGAATCAAATCATTTCAAAGTATTAACAGAAACAGGGTATAGCTCGGTGAAAGTACAGTCGCTACTTACACAATTGAATACTGATCGATCTCTTGATGATGGATTAGATCATAACAAGTCAGCTAGTCATAATCAGACTAATGATGATATCCAGATGACGTTAGCAGAACAAGAACAATGGACTTCTGCTATGACAGTGATTTATCGTCCACAACGTATTGATCCTGAGTATACGTATGTAGTGGCTTCACTATTAGAAAAAGCACCTCATTCTAACGAACCCAAATTAATATCGGTTATTCGGCAGGGTTCGGCAGATACAATGTCTGATCTATCATTATGGTTATCACACTATACAGAAATAACATTATTATCGTTATTACGTGTTTTTACAGATTACGGAATAAGCTTTGAAGCACATCTACAAAATTCGTTAATTTCTTTAAAAGATGGATTGCCTGCTTGTTATTATGTACGTGATCTGGAAGGAGTAAGTATTGATCGCACTTGCCCGGCGGTAGAAGAGTGGATACAGCCTTTGATCGAGGCAGACAGTCATGTACTATACGATTCTGATACAGCATGGCTTAGAACACAATACTATTTTGTAGTCAATCATTTAGGCTCACTTATTCATGCGATTGCTCACTATGAACAGTGCAGTGAACAGCATTATTGGAATATCGTACAACAGCAATTGATTAGATGGAACGAACAAGCACAATCAACACAACATGTCCGTCTTTCCCGTCTGATTGAATCTTTACTACACGTAGAAACGTTACCAGCTAAAGCCAACTTTATTAGTTGTTTTCAAGCCAAAGGAGATCAGCCTTCTTTTCTCGATATTCCTAATCCTTTATATATAGCCAAAAGATAA